The Sediminispirochaeta smaragdinae DSM 11293 genome has a segment encoding these proteins:
- a CDS encoding sensor histidine kinase: MKRSLRMQLFLNIILGLVTIVFSMSYVFFSAMELQEIVDTQFRKEQFYQKLQLEISRIRTPILSYLSSRSSKALAELLIREQTLRQMIPKEIPVTTDAYQLAEREIFFMLRNYLDLVEESIALKRGRSIGEYTRKYEEMKNLNAYLTTRIDAISLSGIRKQLAVYESVIDVSRELQLRNLLMIIFSFLFSLTWMLFSINKVTDPMHRLAQMAGELSAGNFEIEDIHISAVSEVEAVVEAFNDMKNDIRHNIAEIQRQKSIEQGYMNEKLRNLKMEQLLKRMELYTMQAQMNPHFLFNTINTGVQLAIVEDAEKTAEFMEHLATFFRHNIRERKLIVPLRHEIEGLRSYFYILKIRFPKTLDCRLDVSEPLLDSCSVPALILQPLVENSVIHAFKGVHRKGSISVKVWKEGKMIMLSVRDDGIGIAKEMTDSLLKHYSWDQEHTSKVMGLENVIQRLYFFYPDNPDIVTIQSGPDRGTEVIISIDMEEEPCIKF, translated from the coding sequence ATGAAACGTTCTCTCCGAATGCAACTCTTTCTCAATATCATTCTGGGCCTTGTCACCATTGTTTTTTCCATGTCGTATGTCTTTTTCAGCGCCATGGAACTTCAGGAAATTGTCGACACCCAATTTCGTAAAGAACAGTTTTATCAGAAATTACAGCTGGAAATTTCCCGAATCAGAACCCCTATTCTCTCCTATCTTTCTAGCCGTTCTTCCAAGGCATTGGCCGAACTCCTCATCAGGGAACAGACACTGCGCCAGATGATACCAAAGGAAATTCCTGTGACAACGGATGCATATCAGCTTGCCGAACGGGAAATTTTCTTTATGTTGAGAAACTATCTGGACCTTGTTGAAGAATCCATCGCCCTTAAGCGGGGGAGATCCATCGGCGAGTATACGCGTAAATATGAAGAGATGAAAAATCTGAATGCCTACCTGACTACGAGGATCGATGCCATTAGTCTTTCCGGAATACGAAAGCAGTTGGCGGTTTACGAGTCGGTTATCGATGTCTCTCGGGAATTACAGCTGCGAAACCTTCTGATGATTATCTTTTCCTTTCTCTTTTCTTTAACCTGGATGCTCTTTTCCATCAACAAGGTTACCGATCCGATGCACCGCCTTGCCCAGATGGCAGGAGAGCTGTCGGCCGGGAACTTCGAGATAGAGGATATTCATATCTCTGCCGTAAGCGAAGTAGAGGCCGTGGTCGAGGCCTTTAATGATATGAAGAATGATATTCGGCACAATATTGCCGAAATTCAGCGTCAGAAAAGCATCGAGCAAGGCTACATGAATGAAAAGCTGCGAAATTTGAAGATGGAACAGCTGCTCAAGCGTATGGAGCTCTATACCATGCAGGCTCAGATGAATCCCCATTTTCTCTTTAACACGATTAATACCGGTGTTCAGCTTGCTATTGTGGAAGATGCCGAAAAGACTGCCGAATTTATGGAACATCTGGCAACCTTCTTTCGCCATAACATTCGCGAGCGTAAGTTGATTGTTCCGCTTCGGCATGAAATTGAAGGACTGCGTTCCTATTTCTACATTCTCAAGATTCGATTTCCGAAAACCCTTGACTGCAGGCTTGATGTCTCGGAACCTCTCCTCGATTCCTGTTCGGTCCCAGCCCTGATTCTGCAACCTCTCGTAGAGAATTCGGTCATACACGCCTTTAAAGGGGTTCATCGAAAAGGGAGCATTTCGGTGAAGGTATGGAAAGAGGGAAAGATGATTATGTTATCGGTCCGTGATGATGGAATCGGTATCGCAAAGGAGATGACGGACTCCCTTCTCAAACATTATTCCTGGGATCAGGAACATACTTCCAAGGTGATGGGACTGGAAAATGTCATCCAGCGGCTCTATTTCTTCTATCCCGACAATCCGGACATTGTCACCATACAGTCGGGACCTGATCGTGGAACAGAGGTCATCATATCCATCGACATGGAGGAGGAACCGTGTATAAAGTTCTGA
- a CDS encoding sugar ABC transporter substrate-binding protein has product MNRFARIPMALFGFLFLTFFVLSLHTIVDLARITSDESGGESAQYHFALFLPEESYSFFHQVAQGARTAATEYNCALSFHPVGYGSPDLAMAHFSGIDGAVIYPNIEEQQIRNILEQLSADNISVVLVEHTISDDAPWTFVGTNNFDIGRKIGELIALQSSDPLQIAVVYSEKSPGIYAEKDLVGLGITSALGKRLESPPIAKMTNLNPLDAEALIYRILRNEPGISTIVFTDARDTLAATQVLIDMNLVGTVQLIGFGAEETILDYVEKGILAGTVVTNPRSIGYHAIEVLSELKRNGHSAGYVDTGVSIITQSEVSTFRKVEEGK; this is encoded by the coding sequence ATGAATCGTTTTGCAAGGATACCGATGGCATTATTCGGCTTCCTCTTTCTCACTTTTTTTGTCCTCTCGCTCCACACGATCGTCGATCTTGCACGAATTACCAGCGACGAAAGTGGAGGTGAAAGTGCTCAATATCACTTTGCTCTTTTTCTGCCCGAGGAGTCCTACAGTTTTTTTCATCAGGTGGCTCAGGGAGCCCGAACCGCTGCTACGGAATATAACTGTGCACTTTCCTTTCATCCTGTCGGCTATGGTTCTCCCGATCTCGCGATGGCTCATTTCTCCGGAATCGACGGAGCGGTAATCTATCCGAATATTGAGGAACAGCAGATTCGAAATATTCTGGAACAGCTGAGTGCCGACAATATCTCCGTGGTTCTCGTCGAACATACCATTTCCGATGATGCTCCATGGACCTTTGTGGGCACAAATAATTTTGATATCGGACGAAAAATCGGAGAATTGATAGCGTTGCAAAGCAGCGATCCGCTTCAGATAGCAGTAGTCTACAGTGAAAAATCTCCCGGTATTTATGCGGAAAAGGACCTCGTCGGTTTGGGAATTACCTCCGCTCTTGGCAAACGACTTGAGTCGCCTCCTATTGCAAAAATGACCAATCTGAATCCCCTGGATGCGGAAGCCCTGATCTATCGGATACTTCGTAATGAACCGGGGATTTCTACCATTGTATTTACCGACGCCAGGGATACACTTGCGGCGACACAGGTACTTATCGATATGAACCTTGTTGGAACGGTTCAATTGATCGGTTTTGGGGCCGAAGAGACCATCCTCGATTATGTGGAGAAGGGCATTCTTGCAGGAACCGTTGTGACGAATCCCCGAAGCATCGGATATCACGCAATCGAGGTATTGTCCGAGCTGAAGAGAAATGGACACTCTGCCGGCTATGTCGATACGGGCGTTAGCATCATCACGCAAAGCGAGGTAAGTACCTTTCGAAAAGTGGAGGAGGGAAAATGA
- a CDS encoding LamG-like jellyroll fold domain-containing protein: MNQIVRIVFLTAVWAILPLPLSASEVSIGRSAGWASLCLLSRTTLRVPSGSGETVIGGNRISFEEKSQQVLMLDEDSYRPDTNTDLLLHFDRRNEVNGGLYRLMEDGAHYPRTERKFGPGAALFRKMENEIALMPEASSLLYPDTLWSDFTIEFWLRPQYLEQGETILLWQSSRQIEKALAAQEIQVYVSGRSLTWRFDNIFLPPGNGPFSIEIEGRTPLVPEQWHHHSLCFNAKTGMLLYQVDGKDEAVRYITATGQEGSSVFLPYIGGPEAEPLRLGTGYTGFLDELRISKTLIETSHLKPYPLKSGTAETIPIDLGGKHARVVSIETDSSIEGMSRIGYFYRQSNTKSDYEELEGAWKPFVPGTPFPVESKGRFLQLRFELFPDSTGSKSPMLSEVHILYEQDPPPVPPSLINVVPEDGSLTISWNAVSAHDLSGYLLLYGTAPDDYRGSSAHEGISPINVGKNTSITLTGLENGTLYFFRIAAFDNDDPQRPGPLSREVYGRPTQNNTQGRP; encoded by the coding sequence TTGAACCAAATAGTGAGAATAGTATTTCTCACCGCAGTATGGGCTATCCTTCCCCTCCCCCTTAGTGCCTCGGAAGTATCGATAGGCCGTTCCGCAGGGTGGGCTTCCTTATGCCTTTTATCCCGCACGACACTGAGGGTTCCTTCGGGCAGCGGTGAAACAGTTATCGGTGGGAACCGGATTAGCTTTGAAGAGAAATCGCAACAGGTTCTGATGCTCGACGAAGATTCTTATAGGCCGGATACGAACACCGACCTACTCCTTCATTTCGATAGAAGAAACGAGGTAAACGGCGGCCTCTATCGTCTTATGGAAGACGGAGCCCATTATCCCCGGACAGAACGAAAATTCGGGCCGGGTGCGGCACTGTTCCGCAAGATGGAGAATGAGATAGCGTTGATGCCTGAAGCCTCTTCACTCCTGTACCCTGATACACTTTGGAGCGACTTTACCATAGAATTTTGGCTCAGACCCCAATACCTTGAACAGGGAGAGACGATACTGCTTTGGCAGAGCAGCCGTCAGATCGAAAAGGCACTAGCGGCCCAGGAGATTCAGGTGTATGTCTCAGGCAGAAGCCTTACCTGGCGCTTTGACAACATCTTTCTTCCCCCGGGAAACGGTCCGTTTTCTATAGAGATCGAAGGAAGAACCCCTCTGGTACCGGAACAGTGGCACCACCACAGCCTCTGTTTTAACGCAAAAACGGGAATGCTTCTTTATCAAGTCGATGGCAAGGATGAAGCGGTACGCTACATAACGGCTACAGGGCAGGAGGGATCATCGGTATTTCTTCCCTACATAGGCGGTCCGGAAGCCGAGCCTTTACGCCTGGGAACAGGCTATACCGGCTTTCTCGATGAACTGAGGATCAGCAAAACCCTTATTGAAACGTCACATCTGAAACCCTATCCGCTGAAAAGTGGAACGGCAGAGACCATTCCCATCGATTTGGGCGGCAAACACGCAAGGGTGGTATCCATTGAAACGGACAGCAGCATCGAAGGGATGAGCAGGATAGGATACTTCTACCGACAAAGTAATACGAAAAGCGATTATGAAGAACTTGAAGGGGCATGGAAACCATTTGTTCCGGGTACCCCATTCCCGGTGGAAAGCAAGGGACGTTTTCTTCAACTTCGCTTTGAACTCTTTCCCGACAGTACGGGAAGCAAAAGTCCAATGCTCTCGGAAGTACATATCTTGTATGAACAAGATCCCCCACCAGTCCCCCCCTCGCTCATCAATGTTGTTCCGGAAGACGGATCTCTGACAATAAGCTGGAATGCCGTATCCGCACACGATCTCTCCGGCTATCTCCTTCTGTACGGAACGGCCCCTGATGATTATCGGGGGAGTTCCGCACATGAGGGTATTAGCCCTATTAATGTAGGGAAAAATACCAGCATAACCCTCACGGGACTGGAAAACGGGACCCTCTATTTTTTTAGAATTGCAGCCTTCGATAACGACGATCCCCAGAGACCCGGCCCTTTAAGCCGGGAAGTGTACGGACGCCCGACACAAAACAACACGCAAGGAAGACCATAA
- a CDS encoding tetratricopeptide repeat protein, which translates to MTPRELYELARDALSLHDYETAKQYTDQLESLYPDNLSVLILSGTIAMKRGRFAEAAGTFERILSFAPDNVEALNNLGVALRSTGDMDSALTYLKRAYETDPQRADVQYNIANCLKSKRIYDEAIRYYRNAISLNPSFSFAYNNLGTIYESQDQTDRAITTYEEGLQYDTNHPTLRYNLGISLESQGDYEAAIREYKRSLKSRPGWPSGINNLGVALQKAGKLEEAERMFRDLVRIAPGSVKGNNNLGTVLAEQGKAEEAERCYRKALSLDAGYGKAALNLSSLKRETESPEEALKSIQALAAEFPDDVALQLRFVQAYIDAGKVHKAGVILAPLLKNDPDNGEAHCLMGRIRRQQGKKELAEQHFKLALKKDPPAIEAWLHLAYMAKDGGEVEQAMGAVGHYLEAKGDSHEGSLLLAELLIQKNLYTEALEMYQELYAEDSLDQRILTGLVNVNRMMGNQAEAVRFAKELVHTKEGLGDDIEIEELEESLDLYDKMTEEYAEEREKEWKQHLMALAKEETQEREAEKETEEETESLIDETIPDFGQDEAAIIDIGGIEPVIAIDEEEEELDLRELEEDIFIPDEIPDEEDEKDESPAPLREAKTIQGEPQHEPQEVPPPGGTEGYGAPPTPTTPGPSPQPQPSETTQDPKQPLMTQLNTPVIYTGKPLRKAHQKGNATEEPIEELKPVETSASHKKEKEETISENTAEESADLLAYLESLAQYLPEELRENFEESDMPLRMESLRAKLKGKEGLIKRLSGPTAVIKPEPLPAEPLRKAKVKDSFAFFDELASYLPAEEVKISLKQRIGAILRQIDGESE; encoded by the coding sequence GTGACGCCCCGGGAACTTTACGAGCTGGCACGTGATGCCCTCAGCCTCCATGATTACGAAACAGCAAAGCAATATACCGACCAGCTTGAAAGCCTTTATCCGGACAATCTCAGCGTGTTGATCCTTTCGGGAACAATAGCCATGAAGCGCGGGCGTTTTGCAGAGGCTGCGGGAACCTTCGAGCGTATTCTCTCCTTTGCCCCGGATAATGTGGAGGCATTGAATAACCTTGGAGTTGCTCTACGAAGTACCGGTGATATGGACAGTGCCTTAACATACCTTAAGCGCGCATACGAAACGGATCCTCAGAGGGCCGATGTTCAGTACAACATTGCAAACTGCCTCAAAAGCAAGAGAATCTACGATGAAGCAATCCGGTACTACCGTAATGCCATTTCTTTGAATCCCTCATTCAGTTTTGCTTATAACAATCTGGGAACCATCTACGAAAGTCAGGACCAGACGGACAGAGCCATTACGACATACGAAGAGGGACTTCAGTACGATACAAACCATCCTACCCTTCGCTACAATTTGGGCATCTCCCTGGAGAGCCAGGGAGACTACGAGGCGGCCATTCGGGAATACAAGCGCAGTTTGAAGAGCCGTCCCGGCTGGCCTTCGGGAATCAACAATCTTGGAGTGGCCCTTCAAAAAGCCGGCAAACTCGAAGAAGCCGAACGGATGTTTCGAGACCTGGTGAGGATCGCCCCCGGCAGCGTAAAGGGAAACAATAACCTCGGAACCGTTCTCGCAGAACAAGGAAAGGCGGAGGAGGCCGAACGTTGTTATCGAAAGGCCCTTAGCCTGGATGCCGGCTACGGGAAAGCGGCCTTGAACCTGAGTTCCCTGAAGCGGGAAACCGAAAGCCCCGAAGAAGCATTGAAATCAATCCAGGCGCTGGCCGCCGAGTTTCCCGACGATGTTGCCCTCCAACTTCGTTTTGTCCAGGCATATATCGATGCAGGGAAGGTCCACAAGGCTGGGGTGATCCTTGCGCCTCTGCTGAAAAACGACCCGGACAACGGTGAGGCCCACTGCCTGATGGGAAGGATAAGAAGGCAACAAGGCAAGAAGGAACTTGCCGAACAGCATTTCAAGCTCGCCCTAAAAAAAGATCCCCCGGCCATCGAAGCATGGCTTCATCTTGCATACATGGCAAAAGACGGTGGTGAGGTCGAGCAAGCAATGGGAGCGGTTGGGCACTATCTTGAGGCAAAGGGAGATTCTCACGAAGGATCACTTTTGCTTGCGGAACTACTTATTCAGAAAAACCTCTACACAGAAGCGTTGGAGATGTACCAGGAACTCTATGCGGAAGATTCTCTCGACCAGCGTATTCTTACAGGGCTGGTCAATGTGAATCGCATGATGGGCAACCAGGCCGAGGCCGTCCGTTTCGCAAAGGAACTTGTTCACACGAAAGAGGGGCTTGGGGACGATATAGAGATCGAAGAACTGGAGGAAAGTCTCGATCTCTATGACAAGATGACCGAAGAGTATGCTGAAGAACGGGAGAAAGAGTGGAAACAGCATCTCATGGCCCTGGCAAAGGAAGAGACCCAAGAGCGTGAGGCCGAAAAGGAAACAGAGGAGGAGACTGAAAGCCTTATCGATGAAACCATTCCCGATTTCGGCCAGGATGAAGCAGCAATCATCGATATCGGCGGCATCGAACCGGTTATTGCCATTGATGAAGAGGAAGAAGAGCTTGATCTTCGTGAGCTTGAAGAGGATATTTTTATTCCTGATGAAATTCCTGATGAAGAAGATGAGAAGGATGAATCACCGGCCCCCCTCAGAGAAGCGAAGACCATTCAGGGTGAGCCGCAACATGAGCCACAAGAGGTGCCGCCTCCTGGTGGAACGGAAGGGTATGGAGCACCTCCTACCCCCACAACTCCAGGCCCATCACCTCAACCTCAACCATCAGAAACTACACAGGACCCCAAACAGCCGCTCATGACTCAGCTGAACACTCCGGTAATATATACTGGAAAACCGCTACGTAAAGCACATCAAAAAGGCAATGCAACGGAAGAACCTATCGAAGAACTAAAACCGGTGGAGACAAGCGCTTCACACAAGAAAGAAAAAGAAGAAACGATTTCGGAGAATACCGCAGAAGAATCGGCAGATTTACTTGCATACCTTGAAAGCTTAGCCCAATATCTGCCGGAGGAACTCCGGGAAAATTTTGAAGAAAGCGATATGCCGCTGAGAATGGAATCACTACGGGCTAAACTGAAAGGAAAGGAAGGATTAATAAAACGCCTTTCCGGGCCGACCGCAGTAATAAAGCCGGAACCGCTTCCGGCCGAACCTCTTCGTAAGGCCAAGGTGAAAGACAGCTTCGCCTTCTTTGATGAATTGGCTTCCTATTTACCAGCAGAAGAGGTAAAAATATCCCTAAAACAGCGTATTGGGGCCATACTGAGACAAATCGACGGAGAGTCTGAATGA
- a CDS encoding HDOD domain-containing protein: protein MSEDREKNLRIVALYINKMPSLPTSVAKVMEISNDPNASPADLNRVISIDPVLMGRVMKLINSAYYGLNQRITSLVRAIIMLGINTVKNLALSTAILGNLGGKEHFQALNMDGFWRHSLCVGVTAKQIAKKRKVDPRKIEEFFVAGLLHDIGKIPLNNRLSDQYFLAMSIADRETMPLYKAEKRAMAIHHCEAGQLIAKTWNLGQEISDAIIYHHSPSAYEGKHREMVLTIAAANYLANFLEIGFSGDRYPEKLPLELFDEIGVSFDWLEEIEEVVNEEIERARIFLKLGGEA from the coding sequence ATGAGTGAGGATCGAGAGAAAAATCTGAGAATCGTTGCGCTGTACATTAATAAAATGCCGAGTCTTCCGACAAGCGTTGCAAAGGTCATGGAGATCAGCAACGATCCGAATGCAAGCCCCGCCGATCTGAACCGAGTCATCAGCATTGACCCGGTTCTCATGGGTAGGGTCATGAAGCTTATTAATTCCGCTTATTACGGACTCAATCAACGGATCACCAGCCTTGTTCGGGCGATCATCATGCTCGGCATCAACACCGTAAAAAACCTTGCACTCTCTACGGCCATTCTGGGAAACCTAGGCGGTAAAGAACATTTCCAGGCTCTCAACATGGATGGATTCTGGCGCCACAGTCTCTGTGTCGGCGTTACCGCCAAGCAGATAGCGAAAAAAAGAAAGGTCGATCCGAGAAAGATAGAGGAATTTTTCGTCGCGGGTTTGCTTCATGATATTGGAAAGATCCCCTTAAACAATCGTCTATCGGATCAGTATTTTCTTGCAATGAGCATCGCGGACCGGGAAACAATGCCTCTTTATAAGGCGGAAAAACGGGCAATGGCAATACATCACTGTGAAGCGGGACAACTTATTGCAAAGACCTGGAATCTCGGCCAGGAGATCAGCGACGCCATTATCTACCACCACAGCCCCTCAGCTTATGAGGGAAAACATCGGGAGATGGTGCTGACCATAGCCGCCGCAAATTACCTTGCAAACTTCCTGGAGATAGGCTTCTCCGGTGACCGCTACCCGGAGAAGCTTCCGCTTGAGCTCTTTGACGAAATAGGTGTCAGTTTCGACTGGCTCGAAGAGATCGAAGAGGTGGTAAACGAGGAAATCGAAAGGGCAAGGATATTCCTCAAATTGGGAGGTGAAGCATGA
- a CDS encoding MBL fold metallo-hydrolase, whose protein sequence is MMKVRLWGVRGSIPCPGPTTVRYGGNTACIELRVGDDERLFIIDAGSGIRQLGDYLMKNDLPKGPIRTKIFLSHTHWDHIMGFPFFTPIFIPGSELEIYGPVTYEDEGLDRIVGDQLRYRYFPVKHSELAAKITYHPMKERSMELGDGLWLTTKYLNHPILCLGYRFEYKGKVFCTAYDTEPFRNVFPEDPEDPNYDSAAAEEGALAAREENEKILRFFQGADLLIHDSQYTLEEYKNGKIGWGHSSFEYAINAAHKAGVKKLLLFHHDPNRSDDQLEAIVDEYRSKITGKSGLIIEIAREGSLYSI, encoded by the coding sequence ATGATGAAGGTTCGTTTGTGGGGGGTTCGCGGTTCCATCCCTTGCCCCGGCCCAACAACGGTTCGGTACGGGGGCAATACCGCCTGTATCGAACTGAGAGTCGGCGATGACGAACGCCTTTTCATTATCGATGCAGGTAGCGGTATCCGTCAGCTTGGTGATTATCTTATGAAAAACGACCTTCCCAAAGGGCCGATTAGAACAAAGATCTTTCTCAGCCACACCCATTGGGATCACATCATGGGTTTCCCTTTTTTCACTCCCATTTTCATTCCGGGAAGTGAGCTGGAAATCTATGGTCCCGTCACATACGAAGACGAAGGACTGGATCGAATCGTCGGCGATCAGCTTCGGTATCGCTACTTTCCGGTAAAGCATAGTGAACTGGCCGCAAAGATCACCTATCATCCGATGAAAGAACGCAGCATGGAACTTGGAGACGGGCTCTGGCTCACCACCAAGTACCTCAATCATCCGATTCTTTGTCTTGGATATCGCTTCGAGTATAAGGGAAAGGTCTTTTGTACAGCCTATGATACCGAACCTTTTCGTAACGTATTCCCCGAGGACCCAGAGGATCCCAATTACGATTCTGCCGCGGCGGAAGAGGGAGCCTTGGCTGCACGGGAAGAAAACGAAAAGATTCTGCGCTTTTTCCAGGGGGCCGACCTCCTTATTCATGACTCCCAGTACACCCTCGAGGAGTACAAAAACGGTAAGATCGGCTGGGGACACTCCTCCTTCGAGTATGCCATCAATGCTGCTCACAAGGCTGGCGTAAAAAAACTGCTGCTGTTTCATCACGATCCGAATAGGAGCGATGATCAATTGGAAGCGATAGTAGACGAATACCGATCGAAAATTACAGGGAAAAGCGGGCTCATTATCGAAATCGCACGGGAAGGTTCCCTCTATTCGATTTAA
- a CDS encoding FadR/GntR family transcriptional regulator, with protein MAFKSVHRKRNLSHEIAASIREAIFQGDYPEGSAIPPEPELADQFGVSRAVIRDATRILEARGMIEIIQGKGMFVTPDANEAFAEVLLNALKKRGAATADVEGVIRYLLPEACGMLIAQENEKSLDEVAKAITAYQTLQLKGIEGAKLTVAYRNVVSLIFLLSGNRVMGLIGPALLKLTPSRIAEEGEERFSDLFLTLLGSANSYTARERIRELLRNDSQGGLLAQASELRQEELLLP; from the coding sequence TTGGCGTTTAAAAGCGTGCATCGCAAACGAAACCTTTCTCATGAAATAGCTGCATCCATTCGTGAAGCGATTTTTCAGGGGGATTATCCAGAAGGAAGCGCCATACCACCGGAACCGGAATTGGCCGATCAGTTTGGTGTCAGCAGGGCCGTCATACGGGATGCCACACGGATTCTCGAAGCACGGGGCATGATCGAGATCATCCAGGGCAAAGGCATGTTTGTCACCCCCGATGCAAACGAAGCCTTCGCAGAGGTTTTGCTGAATGCCCTAAAAAAAAGGGGAGCCGCCACCGCCGATGTGGAGGGTGTAATCAGATATCTGCTCCCCGAAGCCTGTGGAATGTTGATCGCACAAGAAAACGAAAAATCCCTTGATGAGGTGGCAAAGGCCATCACAGCGTATCAAACCCTTCAACTCAAGGGGATTGAAGGGGCTAAGCTTACAGTCGCCTACCGTAACGTTGTTTCTCTCATTTTTCTGCTGAGCGGAAACAGGGTCATGGGCCTCATCGGTCCAGCACTTCTGAAACTGACCCCTTCCCGAATCGCCGAAGAGGGTGAAGAGCGCTTTTCAGATCTATTCCTTACTCTGCTCGGGTCGGCAAACTCATACACAGCACGAGAACGAATACGGGAACTGTTGCGCAACGACTCTCAGGGTGGGCTTCTTGCACAGGCATCGGAATTACGCCAGGAGGAGTTGCTGCTTCCGTGA
- a CDS encoding SPL family radical SAM protein yields MNAPPPAHIFPETEQYCSLSYEERRFLKSVWAQYRFTFQEIKQLIDFASDVEMWNEGELSSLWNPDLIARNYPKLSGKPLRRKLIEGAEEVWERLRRGPKSYDSFTPPASSELGGKSIPIDAPHQGEILGTCPVASERTRCCNLETLDVVKQCGFACSYCSIQSFYDQGRVYFVDNLDEKLEELERRFIAERRSGETRLRHIGTGQSSDSLMWGNRNGLLEKLSGFAGRNPEIILELKTKSANTSWLEEHELPSNMLATWSLNPQTIIDAEEHLTSSLDDRLAAARRCADKGIAVGFHFHPIVHYDRWKQEYGNLFRRVQELFLPEEVVTISLGTLTFIRPVIRQLRRRKLRSKILQMPLSDAEGKQSYPFEIKRELFSYAYNSFSGAWKSGVFFYLCMEEIDLWEPVFGRSYSDNRAFEEDMKRSYRKKMDSIAYLKKASKMV; encoded by the coding sequence GTGAATGCACCTCCGCCAGCACATATCTTTCCCGAAACTGAACAATATTGTTCTCTTTCCTATGAAGAACGTCGTTTCCTGAAATCGGTATGGGCACAATATCGCTTTACCTTTCAGGAAATAAAACAGCTCATCGACTTTGCATCCGATGTAGAAATGTGGAATGAGGGAGAACTCTCCTCTCTATGGAACCCCGACCTCATTGCCCGCAACTATCCGAAGCTATCGGGAAAACCACTAAGAAGAAAGCTGATTGAGGGCGCGGAAGAAGTGTGGGAGCGCTTACGGAGAGGACCTAAAAGCTACGACTCCTTCACTCCCCCTGCTTCATCGGAACTGGGAGGAAAAAGCATACCGATAGACGCCCCGCACCAGGGTGAGATTCTCGGCACCTGCCCGGTTGCAAGCGAGCGGACACGCTGCTGCAATCTCGAGACCCTCGATGTGGTAAAACAGTGCGGCTTTGCCTGTTCCTATTGCAGTATTCAATCATTCTATGACCAGGGCCGGGTCTATTTTGTCGACAACCTCGACGAAAAGCTTGAGGAACTGGAACGACGATTTATCGCCGAACGGAGAAGTGGAGAAACGAGGCTGCGCCATATCGGAACCGGACAATCATCCGACTCCCTTATGTGGGGTAACAGAAACGGACTACTGGAAAAGCTAAGCGGCTTTGCAGGGCGAAATCCCGAAATCATTCTCGAACTGAAAACAAAATCGGCCAATACATCCTGGCTGGAAGAGCACGAGCTTCCTTCGAACATGCTTGCAACATGGTCCCTTAATCCACAAACCATCATCGATGCGGAAGAACACCTGACATCATCCCTGGATGACAGACTTGCCGCTGCCCGACGATGTGCTGATAAAGGAATAGCCGTCGGATTTCATTTTCATCCCATCGTTCATTACGACCGTTGGAAGCAAGAATACGGTAATCTTTTCAGACGGGTGCAGGAGCTTTTCTTACCGGAAGAGGTGGTCACCATAAGCCTCGGGACCCTGACCTTCATTCGCCCCGTCATTCGACAACTTCGACGCCGAAAGCTGCGGAGTAAAATTCTGCAGATGCCTCTTAGCGATGCAGAGGGAAAACAAAGTTATCCCTTTGAGATAAAACGTGAGCTTTTTTCCTATGCCTACAACAGCTTTTCCGGAGCATGGAAGAGCGGTGTCTTTTTCTACCTCTGTATGGAGGAAATCGACTTATGGGAGCCGGTTTTCGGCCGTAGCTATTCGGACAATAGGGCCTTTGAAGAGGATATGAAGCGTTCCTATCGCAAGAAAATGGATTCGATCGCCTACTTGAAAAAAGCTTCCAAAATGGTATAA